GATGCTTGTCGCCGGATGGGAGTAGAGGGAGTCAGTACCCACAGCTTTAGGCGAACTGCTCTGACTCAAATGCACAATGCTGGGATACCGCTGCGACACATTCAGG
This genomic window from Funiculus sociatus GB2-C1 contains:
- a CDS encoding tyrosine-type recombinase/integrase gives rise to the protein DACRRMGVEGVSTHSFRRTALTQMHNAGIPLRHIQEISGHNDLGTLQRYLEVSPEQKRKAVSMIGW